Proteins encoded by one window of Streptomyces clavuligerus:
- a CDS encoding UDP-N-acetylmuramoyl-L-alanyl-D-glutamate--2,6-diaminopimelate ligase produces MTTITPDSGNHSTTPASFRPAEGAPGTLTAVPHADQYRTTQQDAPERQPGAPRPTRPHPVSLGELAARLGVSDPAADEVTVTGITHDSRAVRPGDVYAALPGARLHGADFAAQAAGLGAAAVLTDPAGADRAAATGLPVLVTENPRARMGELAAEVYGHPGEGLLQIGITGTSGKTTTVYLMEGGLRAAGRATGLVGTVETRIGEERIKSERTTPEATDLQALFAVMRERGVEAVAMEVSSHALVLGRVDGCVFDVAVFNNLSPEHMEFHSGMEDYFQAKAQLFTPARSRRGVVNLDDAYGRRLAAEATVPVTTFSAEGHPDADWRAEDVEVGPLGSTLTLVGPGGVRVSARAPLPGPFNVANTVAAVVALATAGVDPQTAADGVAAVPGVPGRLERVDEGQPYLAVVDYAHKTDAVDSVLRSLRKVTEGRLHIVLGCGGDRDETKRGPMGAAAARLADTAVLTSDNPRSEDPLAILAAMLAGAAEVPAHERGQVLVDADRAAAVAAAVARAEPGDTVLIAGKGHEQGQDIAGVVRPFDDRQVLREAIRASRAALHQTPRG; encoded by the coding sequence GTGACCACCATCACTCCCGATTCCGGGAACCACAGCACCACCCCGGCCTCATTTCGCCCCGCGGAGGGTGCGCCCGGTACGCTCACCGCCGTGCCACACGCTGATCAGTACCGAACCACCCAGCAGGACGCCCCCGAGCGACAGCCGGGAGCCCCCCGGCCGACCCGGCCGCACCCGGTCTCCCTCGGGGAGCTGGCCGCCCGCCTGGGGGTGAGCGACCCGGCGGCGGACGAGGTCACGGTCACCGGCATCACCCACGACTCCCGGGCCGTGCGCCCCGGCGACGTCTACGCGGCCCTCCCCGGGGCCCGGCTGCACGGTGCCGACTTCGCCGCCCAGGCCGCCGGGCTCGGCGCCGCCGCGGTCCTCACCGACCCCGCGGGCGCCGACCGCGCCGCGGCCACCGGGCTGCCCGTCCTGGTCACGGAGAACCCCCGGGCCCGCATGGGCGAGCTGGCCGCCGAGGTCTACGGACACCCCGGTGAGGGGCTGCTCCAGATCGGCATCACCGGTACCTCCGGCAAGACCACCACCGTCTATCTGATGGAGGGCGGGCTGCGGGCCGCGGGCCGCGCCACCGGCCTGGTGGGCACCGTCGAGACCCGGATCGGCGAGGAGCGCATCAAGTCGGAGCGCACCACCCCGGAGGCCACCGACCTCCAGGCCCTCTTCGCGGTGATGCGCGAGCGCGGGGTCGAGGCCGTCGCCATGGAGGTCTCCAGCCACGCCCTGGTGCTCGGCCGGGTCGACGGCTGCGTCTTCGACGTCGCCGTCTTCAACAACCTGAGCCCGGAGCACATGGAGTTCCACTCCGGCATGGAGGACTACTTCCAGGCGAAGGCGCAGCTCTTCACGCCCGCCCGCAGCAGGCGCGGCGTGGTCAACCTGGACGACGCGTACGGCCGCAGACTCGCCGCGGAGGCGACCGTTCCGGTCACCACCTTCTCCGCCGAGGGCCACCCGGACGCCGACTGGCGCGCCGAGGACGTCGAGGTGGGCCCGCTCGGCTCCACCCTGACCCTCGTCGGCCCCGGCGGGGTCCGGGTGAGCGCCCGCGCCCCGCTGCCCGGCCCGTTCAACGTCGCCAACACCGTCGCCGCCGTCGTCGCCCTGGCCACCGCCGGGGTCGACCCGCAGACCGCCGCCGACGGCGTGGCCGCCGTCCCCGGGGTCCCGGGCCGCCTGGAGCGCGTGGACGAGGGCCAGCCCTACCTCGCCGTGGTCGACTACGCCCACAAGACCGACGCCGTCGACTCCGTGCTGCGCTCCCTGCGCAAGGTCACCGAGGGACGGCTGCACATCGTCCTCGGCTGCGGCGGCGACCGCGACGAGACCAAGCGCGGCCCCATGGGCGCCGCGGCGGCCCGGCTCGCCGACACCGCCGTGCTGACCTCCGACAACCCGCGCTCCGAGGATCCGCTCGCGATCCTCGCCGCCATGCTCGCCGGAGCGGCCGAGGTCCCGGCCCACGAGCGCGGCCAGGTCCTGGTCGACGCCGACCGGGCCGCGGCCGTCGCCGCCGCCGTCGCCCGCGCGGAGCCCGGCGACACCGTGCTCATCGCCGGGAAGGGCCATGAGCAGGGACAGGACATCGCCGGAGTCGTCCGCCCCTTCGACGACCGCCAGGTACTGCGGGAGGCCATCCGAGCCTCCCGCGCAGCCCTCCACCAGACACCCCGGGGATGA
- a CDS encoding UDP-N-acetylmuramoyl-tripeptide--D-alanyl-D-alanine ligase — MIALSLAEIAAIVGGQSYDIPDADRLVTGPVVTDSRRVGPGSLFTAFAGERADGHDFAERAVADGAVAVLATRPVGVPAIVVDDVTAALGALARHVVERLGTTTVALTGSAGKTSTKDLIAQLLERKGPTVYPEGNLNNEIGLPLTALRADESTEHLVLEMGARYIGDIRYLTGLVPPRIGLVLNVGTAHLGEFGSRERIAEAKGEMVESLPSGEEGGVAVLNADDPLVRAMAERTRARVVLFGEHSSADIRAANVRLTRQGRPAFTLHTPTGCSDVTMRLYGEHHVSNALAAAAVAHELGLSADEIALALSEAGTLSRWRMEVTERPDGVTIVNDAYNANPESMRAALRALAAMGQGAQSRGGRTWAVLGLMAELGDEALAEHDAVGRLAVRLNVSKLVAVGGREASWLQLGAYNEGSWGEESVHVSDAQAAVDLLRSELRPGDVVLVKASRSVGLERVAQALLDPSAVLSDGQGAGR; from the coding sequence GTGATCGCCCTCTCCCTCGCCGAGATCGCCGCCATCGTCGGCGGGCAGTCGTACGACATACCGGACGCGGACCGCCTCGTCACCGGACCGGTCGTCACCGACTCCCGCCGGGTGGGGCCCGGCTCCCTCTTCACCGCCTTCGCCGGAGAACGCGCCGACGGGCACGACTTCGCCGAGCGCGCCGTCGCCGACGGCGCGGTGGCCGTGCTCGCCACCCGCCCCGTCGGGGTGCCCGCCATCGTCGTGGACGATGTCACCGCGGCCCTCGGCGCGCTCGCCCGCCATGTCGTCGAGCGCCTCGGCACCACCACCGTCGCGCTCACCGGCTCCGCCGGGAAGACCAGCACCAAGGACCTGATCGCGCAGCTCCTGGAGCGCAAGGGCCCCACCGTCTACCCGGAGGGGAACCTCAACAACGAGATCGGACTGCCGCTCACCGCGCTGCGGGCGGACGAGTCCACCGAGCACCTCGTCCTGGAGATGGGTGCCCGGTACATCGGGGACATCCGCTATCTCACCGGCCTGGTGCCGCCCCGGATCGGCCTGGTCCTCAACGTCGGCACCGCCCACCTCGGGGAGTTCGGCAGCCGGGAGCGCATCGCCGAGGCCAAGGGCGAGATGGTGGAGTCGCTGCCCTCCGGCGAGGAGGGCGGGGTGGCCGTCCTCAACGCCGACGACCCGCTCGTGCGCGCGATGGCGGAGCGCACCCGCGCCCGGGTGGTCCTCTTCGGCGAGCACTCCTCCGCCGACATCCGTGCCGCGAATGTCCGGCTCACCCGGCAAGGTCGGCCCGCCTTCACGCTTCACACCCCCACCGGGTGCAGCGATGTGACGATGCGGCTGTACGGTGAGCACCACGTGTCGAACGCGCTCGCCGCGGCCGCCGTCGCCCATGAGCTGGGTCTGTCCGCCGACGAGATCGCCCTCGCGCTCTCCGAGGCCGGTACCCTCTCCCGCTGGCGCATGGAGGTCACCGAGCGCCCGGACGGCGTGACGATCGTCAACGACGCCTACAACGCGAACCCCGAGTCCATGCGGGCGGCGCTGCGCGCGCTGGCCGCCATGGGACAAGGAGCACAGTCCCGGGGGGGACGGACGTGGGCGGTGCTCGGCCTGATGGCCGAACTCGGTGACGAAGCGCTCGCCGAGCACGACGCCGTCGGACGGCTCGCCGTCCGGCTCAACGTCAGCAAGCTCGTCGCGGTGGGGGGCAGGGAAGCCTCCTGGCTGCAACTGGGCGCATATAACGAGGGTTCGTGGGGTGAGGAGTCGGTGCACGTGTCCGACGCGCAGGCGGCGGTCGACCTGTTGCGCAGTGAACTGCGTCCGGGAGACGTCGTGCTGGTGAAGGCGTCCAGATCGGTCGGGCTCGAACGGGTCGCCCAGGCGCTGCTCGACCCGTCCGCCGTGCTCTCCGATGGGCAGGGTGCCGGTCGATGA
- the mraY gene encoding phospho-N-acetylmuramoyl-pentapeptide-transferase: MRQILFAGAIGLFLTLIGTPLLIKLLARKGYGQFIRDDGPRTHGSKKGTPTMGGISFILATLIAYASAKLITGASPTASGLLVLFLMTGMGMVGFLDDYIKIVKQRSLGLRAKAKMAGQLIVGITFAVLALQFADQRGSTPASMRLSFVTDFGWTIGPVLFVIWALFMTLAMSNGVNLTDGLDGLATGASVMVFGAYTFIGLWQFQESCASADDLINPSACFEVRDPLDLAVVAAALMGACFGFLWWNTSPAKIFMGDTGSLALGGALAGLAICSRTELLLAVLGGLFVLITMSVVIQVGSFRLTGKRVFRMAPLQHHFELKGWSEVLVVVRFWIIQGMCVIVGLGIFYTGWAAAK; encoded by the coding sequence ATGAGGCAGATCCTCTTCGCGGGGGCCATCGGGCTCTTCCTGACGCTCATCGGCACCCCGCTGCTGATCAAGCTGCTGGCGCGCAAGGGATACGGGCAGTTCATCCGGGACGACGGTCCGCGCACCCACGGCAGCAAGAAGGGGACGCCCACCATGGGCGGTATCTCCTTCATCCTGGCCACGCTGATCGCCTACGCCAGCGCCAAGCTGATCACCGGCGCCTCGCCCACCGCGTCGGGCCTGCTGGTGCTCTTCCTGATGACCGGCATGGGCATGGTCGGCTTCCTCGACGACTACATCAAGATCGTCAAGCAGCGTTCGCTGGGTCTGCGGGCCAAGGCGAAGATGGCCGGACAGCTGATCGTCGGCATCACCTTCGCGGTCCTCGCGCTCCAATTCGCCGACCAGCGCGGCAGTACCCCGGCGTCCATGAGGCTCTCGTTCGTCACGGACTTCGGCTGGACCATCGGCCCGGTGCTCTTCGTGATCTGGGCGCTGTTCATGACCCTGGCCATGTCCAACGGCGTGAACCTCACGGACGGTCTGGACGGTTTGGCCACCGGCGCCTCGGTGATGGTGTTCGGCGCGTACACGTTCATCGGGCTCTGGCAGTTCCAGGAGTCCTGCGCCAGCGCGGACGACCTGATCAACCCGTCGGCGTGTTTCGAGGTGAGAGACCCGCTCGATCTCGCGGTGGTCGCCGCCGCGCTGATGGGCGCGTGCTTCGGCTTCCTGTGGTGGAACACCTCGCCCGCCAAGATCTTCATGGGGGACACCGGCTCGCTCGCCCTCGGCGGCGCGCTCGCGGGTCTCGCCATCTGCTCCCGCACCGAGCTGCTGCTCGCCGTCCTCGGCGGCCTCTTCGTCCTGATCACCATGTCCGTGGTGATCCAGGTGGGCTCCTTCCGGCTCACCGGGAAGCGCGTCTTCAGAATGGCCCCGCTCCAGCACCACTTCGAACTCAAGGGGTGGTCCGAGGTCCTGGTGGTGGTCCGCTTCTGGATCATCCAGGGCATGTGCGTGATCGTGGGCCTCGGCATCTTCTACACAGGGTGGGCAGCCGCCAAGTGA
- the murD gene encoding UDP-N-acetylmuramoyl-L-alanine--D-glutamate ligase: protein MSTEQWQGKRVTVAGLGISGVPAARVLHRLGAVVTVVNDGADERSRAQAADLEALGITVRLGDGDTLPEGTELVVTTPGWRPDKPLFTAAAEAGVEIWGDVELAWRLRGPDAAPWLAVTGTNGKTTTVRMLAAILEAAGLRTAAVGNIGVSLLDAVLGENTGENAGQDAGRDGGEGADANAYDVLAVELSSYQLHWAPSLRAHSAAVLNLAPDHLDWHGSMEAYAADKGRIYEGNTVACVYNAADPATEDLVREADVEEGCRAIGFTLGTPGPSQLGVVDGILVDRAFVANRHQQAQELAEVADIDPPAPHNIANALAAAALARAFGVPATAVREGLRSFRPDPHRIEKVADVAGVAYVDDSKATNTHAAAASLAAYEPIVWIAGGLAKGAVFDELVGQSADRLRAVVLMGADRALIREALARHAPEVPVVDLDRTDTGAMAAAVREAARLARPGDTVLLAPACASMDMFVNYTKRGEAFADAVRALAAERA, encoded by the coding sequence GTGAGCACGGAGCAGTGGCAGGGCAAGCGGGTCACGGTCGCCGGACTCGGGATCTCCGGGGTCCCGGCGGCCCGGGTCCTGCACCGGCTGGGAGCGGTCGTCACGGTCGTCAACGACGGCGCCGACGAGCGCTCCCGGGCCCAGGCCGCGGATCTCGAAGCCCTCGGGATCACGGTGCGCCTCGGGGACGGGGACACCCTCCCCGAGGGCACGGAGCTGGTCGTCACCACCCCCGGCTGGCGCCCCGACAAGCCCCTCTTCACCGCCGCCGCCGAGGCGGGCGTGGAGATCTGGGGCGATGTGGAGCTGGCCTGGCGGCTGCGCGGACCCGACGCCGCCCCCTGGCTCGCGGTCACCGGCACCAACGGCAAGACCACGACCGTGCGCATGCTCGCCGCGATCCTCGAAGCGGCCGGACTGCGCACGGCCGCCGTCGGCAACATCGGCGTCTCCCTCCTGGACGCCGTCCTCGGCGAGAACACCGGCGAGAACGCAGGCCAGGACGCAGGCCGGGACGGCGGGGAGGGCGCGGACGCCAACGCGTACGACGTCCTCGCCGTCGAACTGTCCAGCTACCAGCTCCACTGGGCCCCCTCGCTGCGCGCCCACTCGGCCGCCGTGCTCAACCTCGCCCCGGACCACCTCGACTGGCACGGCTCGATGGAGGCGTACGCCGCCGACAAGGGCCGGATCTACGAGGGCAACACCGTCGCCTGCGTCTACAACGCGGCCGACCCCGCCACCGAGGACCTGGTGCGCGAGGCGGACGTCGAGGAGGGCTGCCGGGCGATCGGCTTCACCCTCGGCACCCCCGGCCCCTCCCAGCTCGGCGTGGTCGACGGAATCCTGGTCGACCGCGCCTTCGTGGCCAACCGTCACCAGCAGGCCCAGGAGCTGGCGGAGGTCGCCGACATCGACCCGCCCGCCCCGCACAACATCGCCAACGCCCTCGCCGCCGCCGCGCTGGCCCGCGCCTTCGGCGTCCCGGCCACGGCGGTACGGGAGGGGCTGCGCTCCTTCCGCCCCGATCCGCACCGGATCGAGAAGGTCGCGGACGTGGCGGGCGTGGCCTATGTGGACGACTCCAAGGCCACCAACACCCATGCCGCGGCGGCCTCCCTGGCGGCCTATGAACCGATCGTATGGATCGCGGGGGGACTGGCCAAGGGAGCGGTCTTCGACGAACTGGTCGGACAATCGGCCGACCGGCTGCGCGCCGTCGTGCTCATGGGGGCCGATCGCGCGCTGATTCGGGAAGCCCTGGCACGACACGCCCCCGAGGTCCCGGTCGTGGACCTCGACCGGACCGACACTGGGGCGATGGCGGCGGCGGTCCGGGAGGCGGCGCGGCTCGCCCGGCCGGGGGACACGGTTCTCCTCGCCCCCGCCTGTGCCTCGATGGACATGTTCGTCAACTACACCAAGCGAGGCGAGGCGTTCGCCGACGCGGTCCGCGCACTCGCCGCCGAGCGCGCCTGA
- the ftsW gene encoding putative lipid II flippase FtsW: MPADDTTTGPRRSTGQAVPRGGARSREGRAPAPRTGSSALRRSAATGSRPPRGGAPRRLYERVRRAWDRPLTAYYVIMGSALLITVLGLVMVYSASMIKALSLSLPGTYFFRKQFLAAVIGTVLLVIASRTPSRLHRALAYPLLLVTVFLMALVQVPGIGESVGGNQNWLSLGGPFQLQPSEFGKLALILWGADLLARKQEKRLLNQWKHILVPLVPVGFVLLGLIMLGGDMGTAMILTAILFGLLWLAGAPTRLFVGVLAVAGLVGFMLIRTSENRMSRLFCVGAKDLGPQGECWQAVHGLYALASGGWFGSGLGASVEKWGQLPESHTDFIFAIAGEELGLAGTLSVLGLFAALGYAGIRVAGRTEDHFVRYAAGGVTTWIMAQAMVNIGAVLGLLPIAGVPLPLFSYGGSALLPTMFAVGLLIAFAREEPAAKAALAMRRPGGRWKTMRRRATGRPSGER; the protein is encoded by the coding sequence ATGCCCGCCGACGACACCACCACGGGGCCCCGCCGCTCCACCGGCCAGGCCGTCCCACGGGGAGGTGCCCGTTCCCGCGAGGGCAGGGCCCCGGCGCCCCGTACCGGCTCGTCCGCGCTCCGGCGCTCCGCCGCCACCGGCTCCCGCCCGCCGCGCGGCGGTGCCCCGCGCCGGCTGTACGAGCGGGTCCGCCGGGCCTGGGACCGTCCGCTCACGGCGTACTACGTCATCATGGGCAGCGCGCTGCTGATCACCGTGCTCGGTCTGGTGATGGTCTACTCGGCCTCGATGATCAAGGCGCTCTCGCTCTCGCTGCCGGGCACCTATTTCTTCCGCAAACAGTTCCTCGCCGCGGTCATCGGCACCGTGCTGCTGGTGATCGCCTCCCGGACGCCCTCCCGGCTGCACCGGGCGCTGGCCTATCCGCTGCTGCTCGTGACCGTCTTCCTGATGGCGCTGGTGCAGGTCCCGGGGATAGGCGAGTCGGTCGGCGGCAATCAGAACTGGCTCTCGCTCGGCGGCCCGTTCCAGCTCCAGCCCAGTGAGTTCGGCAAGCTGGCGCTGATCCTGTGGGGCGCGGACCTGCTCGCCCGCAAACAGGAGAAGCGGCTGCTGAACCAGTGGAAGCACATACTGGTTCCGCTGGTTCCGGTGGGCTTTGTCCTGCTTGGGCTGATCATGCTCGGCGGGGACATGGGGACGGCGATGATCCTCACCGCCATCCTCTTCGGGCTGCTCTGGCTGGCGGGCGCGCCCACCCGGCTCTTCGTGGGGGTGCTGGCCGTCGCCGGTCTGGTCGGCTTCATGCTGATCCGCACCAGTGAGAACCGGATGTCCCGGCTTTTCTGTGTGGGGGCGAAGGACCTCGGCCCCCAGGGGGAGTGCTGGCAGGCCGTGCACGGACTCTATGCGCTCGCCTCCGGCGGATGGTTTGGTTCCGGTCTCGGGGCAAGTGTGGAAAAATGGGGTCAACTGCCTGAATCGCATACCGACTTCATCTTCGCCATCGCCGGGGAGGAACTGGGTCTGGCGGGGACGCTGTCGGTGCTCGGTCTGTTCGCGGCTCTAGGCTATGCGGGTATCCGCGTGGCCGGACGCACGGAGGACCACTTCGTCAGGTACGCGGCGGGAGGTGTGACCACCTGGATCATGGCCCAGGCCATGGTCAACATCGGCGCGGTGCTCGGACTGCTGCCGATCGCCGGTGTTCCCCTGCCGCTGTTCTCCTACGGAGGGTCGGCCCTGCTGCCGACCATGTTCGCCGTCGGGTTGCTCATCGCGTTCGCGCGGGAGGAGCCCGCCGCGAAGGCGGCCCTGGCCATGCGGAGGCCAGGGGGGAGATGGAAAACGATGAGACGGCGCGCTACGGGGCGTCCGTCCGGAGAGCGGTGA
- the murG gene encoding undecaprenyldiphospho-muramoylpentapeptide beta-N-acetylglucosaminyltransferase: protein MHVVLAGGGTAGHIEPALALADALRRQDPTVGITALGTERGLETRLVPERGYELALIPAVPLPRRPTPELITVPGRLRGTIKAAEQVLERTKADCVVGFGGYVALPGYLAAKRLGVPIVVHEANARPGLANKIGSRYAAGVAVATPDNKLRGARYIGIPLRYTIATLDRARVRPEAREVFGLDPHLPTLLVSGGSQGARRLNEVIQQAAPVLQRSGIQILHAVGPKNELPHADNMPGMPPYVPVPYVDRMDLAYAAADMMLCRAGAMTVAELSAVGLPAAYVPLPIGNGEQRLNAQPVVKAGGGLLVDDSELTAEWVQGHVLPVLADPHRLYEMSRAAAEFGRRDADNLLVGMVYEAIAARRQA, encoded by the coding sequence GTGCATGTCGTCCTCGCCGGCGGTGGGACCGCCGGCCATATCGAGCCCGCGCTGGCCCTCGCGGACGCCCTGCGCAGGCAGGACCCGACCGTGGGCATCACCGCCCTGGGCACGGAGCGCGGACTGGAGACCCGGCTGGTGCCGGAGCGGGGCTATGAGCTGGCGCTGATCCCCGCCGTCCCGCTGCCCCGGAGGCCGACCCCGGAGCTGATCACCGTCCCCGGGCGGCTGCGCGGCACCATCAAGGCCGCCGAGCAGGTCCTGGAGCGCACCAAGGCCGACTGTGTCGTCGGCTTCGGCGGCTATGTGGCCCTCCCCGGCTATCTTGCCGCCAAACGGCTCGGGGTGCCGATCGTGGTCCACGAGGCCAACGCGCGCCCCGGGCTCGCCAACAAGATCGGCTCCCGGTACGCCGCCGGGGTGGCCGTCGCCACCCCCGACAACAAGCTGCGCGGGGCCCGCTACATCGGCATCCCGCTGCGGTACACCATCGCCACCCTGGACCGGGCCCGGGTGCGCCCCGAGGCGCGCGAGGTCTTCGGCCTCGACCCCCATCTGCCCACCCTGCTGGTCTCCGGCGGCTCCCAGGGCGCCCGGCGGCTCAACGAGGTCATCCAGCAGGCCGCGCCCGTCCTCCAGCGCTCCGGCATCCAGATCCTGCACGCGGTCGGCCCGAAGAACGAGCTGCCGCACGCGGACAACATGCCGGGAATGCCGCCATATGTCCCGGTACCGTATGTGGACCGGATGGATCTCGCCTACGCCGCCGCCGACATGATGCTCTGCCGCGCCGGAGCGATGACCGTCGCCGAGCTGTCGGCCGTCGGGCTCCCCGCCGCCTATGTCCCGCTGCCGATCGGCAACGGCGAACAGCGGCTCAACGCCCAGCCGGTCGTCAAGGCGGGCGGCGGACTCCTCGTCGACGACTCCGAGCTGACCGCCGAGTGGGTCCAGGGCCATGTCCTCCCGGTACTGGCCGATCCGCATCGGCTGTACGAGATGTCCCGCGCCGCCGCCGAGTTCGGCCGCCGGGACGCCGACAATCTGCTTGTCGGCATGGTGTACGAGGCGATCGCCGCACGCCGTCAGGCGTGA
- a CDS encoding cell division protein FtsQ/DivIB → MAGPTTAERGAKRPPRRPRPEPGPPSGAPARGRLRPGRRGVLVALAAVALTAGLGWLLHGSSWLRVERVEATGTRVLTPAQVVEAARVPLGEPVVSLDTDAIGERVRERLPRVGSVEVSRDWPRGVTLEVTERQPVLLLVQGKRFVEVDREGVRFATAHRPVKGVPRLELAAERSPGLRRFPLSRLTEEAVRVRGELPGKVADELRTLVVRSYDDMVLELTGGRTVVWGSPEEGEAKARALTALLKAAPRARHFDVSAPTTPAVSGS, encoded by the coding sequence GTGGCCGGACCCACCACCGCCGAGCGCGGTGCGAAGAGACCCCCGCGCCGCCCCCGGCCGGAGCCCGGCCCGCCCTCCGGCGCCCCGGCCCGGGGCAGGCTGCGGCCCGGCCGCAGGGGAGTGCTGGTCGCCCTGGCGGCCGTGGCGCTCACCGCGGGCCTCGGCTGGCTGCTCCACGGCTCCTCCTGGCTGCGCGTCGAGCGGGTCGAGGCCACCGGGACCCGGGTGCTGACACCCGCGCAGGTGGTCGAGGCGGCCCGGGTGCCCCTGGGCGAGCCGGTCGTCTCCCTGGACACCGACGCCATCGGGGAGCGCGTCCGTGAGCGGCTGCCGCGCGTCGGCTCCGTGGAGGTCTCCCGTGACTGGCCCCGGGGCGTCACCCTGGAGGTGACCGAACGTCAGCCCGTGCTGCTGCTCGTCCAGGGGAAGCGCTTTGTCGAGGTGGACCGCGAAGGGGTCCGGTTCGCGACCGCGCACCGGCCGGTCAAGGGGGTACCCCGGCTCGAACTCGCCGCCGAGCGCTCCCCGGGCCTGCGCCGCTTCCCGCTCTCCCGGCTGACCGAGGAGGCGGTACGGGTCAGGGGCGAACTGCCGGGAAAGGTCGCCGACGAGCTGCGTACCCTGGTAGTGCGTTCATATGACGACATGGTCCTGGAGTTGACCGGGGGGCGCACGGTGGTGTGGGGGAGCCCCGAAGAGGGTGAGGCGAAGGCGCGCGCCCTCACCGCGCTTCTGAAAGCCGCACCCCGGGCCCGGCACTTCGATGTGAGTGCTCCCACCACCCCGGCGGTGTCCGGGAGTTGA
- the ftsZ gene encoding cell division protein FtsZ: protein MAAPQNYLAVIKVIGVGGGGVNAINRMIEVGLKGVEFIAINTDAQALLMSDADVKLDVGRELTRGLGAGANPAVGRKAAEDHREEIEEVLKGADMVFVTAGEGGGTGTGGAPVVANIARSLGALTIGVVTRPFTFEGRRRANQAEDGIAELREEVDTLIVIPNDRLLSISDRQVSVLDAFKSADQVLLSGVQGITDLITTPGLINLDFADVKSVMSEAGSALMGIGSARGDDRAVAAAEMAISSPLLEASIDGARGVLLSISGGSDLGLFEINEAAQLVSEAAHPEANIIFGAVIDDALGDEVRVTVIAAGFDGGQPPVRRDTVLGSAGAKREEAQPPAQRPEPSSRPIGLGSVPVREEPPAEPAPVQADRGPAITPQVPPARPYPDTSAEELDVPDFLK from the coding sequence GTGGCAGCACCGCAGAACTACCTCGCAGTCATCAAGGTCATCGGTGTCGGCGGCGGTGGTGTCAATGCCATCAACCGAATGATCGAGGTCGGTCTCAAGGGCGTCGAGTTCATCGCCATCAACACCGACGCTCAGGCGTTGTTGATGAGCGACGCCGACGTCAAGCTCGACGTCGGCCGCGAACTCACCCGGGGACTCGGCGCGGGCGCCAACCCGGCCGTCGGCCGCAAGGCCGCCGAGGACCACCGCGAGGAGATCGAGGAGGTCCTCAAGGGGGCCGACATGGTCTTCGTCACCGCTGGTGAGGGCGGCGGCACCGGCACCGGCGGCGCGCCCGTCGTGGCCAACATCGCGCGCTCCCTGGGCGCCCTGACGATCGGTGTGGTCACCCGGCCCTTCACCTTCGAGGGCCGCCGCCGCGCCAACCAGGCGGAGGACGGCATCGCCGAGCTCCGCGAAGAGGTCGACACCCTCATCGTCATCCCCAACGACCGGCTGCTGTCCATCTCGGACCGCCAGGTCAGCGTGCTCGACGCGTTCAAGTCCGCCGACCAGGTACTGCTCTCGGGCGTCCAGGGCATCACCGACCTCATCACCACGCCCGGTCTGATCAACCTCGACTTCGCCGACGTCAAGTCCGTGATGTCCGAGGCCGGGTCCGCCCTCATGGGCATCGGCTCGGCCCGGGGCGACGACCGTGCGGTGGCGGCGGCCGAGATGGCGATCTCCTCGCCGCTCCTGGAGGCGTCCATCGACGGCGCCCGCGGGGTGCTGCTGTCCATCTCCGGCGGCTCCGACCTCGGTCTCTTCGAGATCAACGAGGCGGCCCAGCTGGTGAGCGAGGCGGCCCACCCCGAGGCCAACATCATCTTCGGCGCGGTCATCGACGACGCCCTCGGCGACGAGGTCCGGGTCACGGTCATCGCCGCGGGCTTCGACGGCGGTCAGCCGCCGGTCCGCCGGGACACCGTCCTCGGCTCCGCGGGCGCCAAGCGCGAGGAGGCGCAGCCGCCCGCGCAGCGCCCCGAGCCCTCGTCCCGCCCGATCGGCCTCGGCTCGGTACCGGTGCGCGAGGAGCCTCCGGCCGAGCCCGCCCCGGTCCAGGCCGACCGCGGCCCGGCCATCACCCCGCAGGTCCCGCCGGCCCGTCCCTACCCGGACACCTCGGCCGAGGAACTGGATGTCCCGGACTTCCTGAAGTGA